The Pseudolabrys sp. FHR47 genome contains a region encoding:
- a CDS encoding BA14K family protein translates to MPTTMSTTVATAPFTRFTAALSVVAFLAGTAAPTAAAPVPSSVATLRSAASPDVIDIRYRGRGGAGVAAGIATGLILGGIIASQPRYYGPRGYYYNYYYGGPPPLFYGPRVFYPPGYYGPIVGPGYGPRGDWLSYCFSRYRSFDPASGTYMGYDGRRHPCR, encoded by the coding sequence ATGCCGACCACGATGTCGACGACGGTGGCGACCGCTCCGTTCACCCGTTTTACGGCCGCGCTCAGTGTTGTGGCCTTTCTCGCCGGCACGGCTGCTCCCACCGCAGCCGCGCCGGTCCCGTCGAGCGTTGCAACGCTCAGATCCGCGGCCTCGCCGGACGTCATCGACATTCGTTATCGGGGACGCGGGGGCGCTGGCGTCGCCGCCGGCATCGCCACCGGCCTGATCCTCGGCGGCATCATCGCTTCGCAGCCGCGCTACTACGGCCCGCGCGGCTACTATTACAATTACTACTATGGCGGTCCGCCGCCGCTGTTCTATGGCCCGCGGGTGTTCTATCCGCCCGGCTATTACGGCCCGATCGTCGGCCCGGGCTATGGACCGCGCGGCGACTGGCTATCCTATTGCTTCTCGCGTTACCGCTCGTTCGATCCGGCGTCCGGCACCTATATGGGCTATGACGGTCGCCGGCATCCGTGCCGCTAA
- the flgH gene encoding flagellar basal body L-ring protein FlgH translates to MRILTLTRHAILAALATSLLSGCAALDRLKNIGEQPKLSEIDNPTTRAGYKPVQMPMPAAQPASYNPNSLWRNGSRAFFKDQRAHQVGDILTVKVNITDKANIANDTKRSRTNSEDSGVDNFFGKSKLPIVNSALPTRLFTADSTASSEGKGSVDRSEALTTNVAGVVVQVLPNGNLVIEGRQEIRVNFEVRELIVGGVVRPEDIESDNTIDSTKIAQARIAYGGRGQITDVQQPRYGQQVMDVILPF, encoded by the coding sequence ATGAGGATATTGACCTTGACCCGCCACGCCATCCTTGCGGCGCTTGCGACCTCGTTGCTGAGCGGCTGCGCGGCCCTCGACCGGTTGAAGAACATCGGTGAGCAGCCCAAGCTCTCCGAGATCGACAACCCAACGACGCGTGCCGGCTACAAGCCGGTGCAGATGCCGATGCCGGCGGCACAGCCCGCGAGTTACAATCCCAATTCGCTGTGGCGAAACGGCTCGCGCGCCTTCTTCAAGGACCAGCGCGCCCATCAGGTCGGCGACATCCTCACGGTGAAGGTCAACATCACCGACAAAGCCAACATCGCCAACGATACCAAGCGCAGCCGCACCAATTCGGAAGATTCCGGCGTCGACAACTTCTTCGGCAAGAGCAAGTTGCCGATCGTCAACTCGGCGCTGCCGACACGGCTGTTCACCGCCGACTCCACGGCATCGAGCGAGGGCAAGGGATCGGTCGACCGCTCCGAAGCGCTGACGACCAACGTCGCCGGCGTTGTCGTACAAGTGCTGCCGAACGGCAATCTGGTGATCGAGGGCCGCCAGGAGATCCGCGTCAATTTCGAAGTCCGCGAACTGATCGTCGGCGGCGTGGTCCGTCCCGAGGATATCGAAAGCGACAACACCATCGACTCGACCAAGATCGCCCAGGCCCGCATCGCTTACGGCGGCCGCGGCCAGATCACGGACGTGCAGCAGCCGCGCTACGGCCAGCAGGTGATGGATGTGATCCTGCCGTTCTAG
- the flgA gene encoding flagellar basal body P-ring formation chaperone FlgA, with protein MIATMIATAIRLLAAAVMLGVGIAAASAQSAESARPHLKGHVTVNSGIVRIGDLIENAGVVADIAIFRAPDLGTTGTVPVAAVIDAVRPHALVGFDTGGVTEISVTRASREIPMSEIERSLAQAVSTRFNAGPAADITVTFDRDPRAIQVDPAAQGSVGIARLSYDARNGRFDATLEIPTSATQRGLLRLSGRAYATVETVMVTRSIDRGAVLKASDLVIERRPRAQVERDAVVGIERAVGMAARNVIRPGQPLRDADLTRPEVVQRGQMVTLVFEAPGLTLTLRGKATESGAEGDTVSVLNEQSKRTVQGVVAGPGHVVVSTSASRFAANLPAAAGNRR; from the coding sequence ATGATTGCCACCATGATCGCCACCGCCATTCGCCTCCTCGCCGCCGCCGTCATGCTCGGCGTCGGCATCGCCGCCGCCTCGGCGCAATCGGCCGAGTCGGCACGCCCGCATCTCAAGGGCCACGTCACCGTCAATTCTGGCATCGTGCGTATCGGGGATCTGATCGAGAACGCCGGCGTCGTTGCCGACATCGCCATCTTCCGCGCGCCGGACCTCGGCACGACCGGCACAGTGCCCGTCGCCGCCGTGATCGACGCGGTGCGCCCGCACGCCCTGGTCGGCTTCGACACCGGTGGCGTCACCGAAATCAGCGTGACCCGCGCCAGCCGCGAAATTCCGATGTCGGAGATCGAACGCAGTCTCGCCCAGGCCGTGTCGACTCGCTTCAATGCCGGCCCGGCGGCCGACATCACCGTTACCTTCGATCGCGATCCCCGCGCCATCCAGGTCGATCCGGCGGCGCAAGGCAGCGTCGGCATCGCTCGCCTCTCTTATGACGCCCGCAACGGCCGCTTCGATGCAACGCTGGAAATTCCCACCAGCGCGACACAGCGCGGTCTGCTTCGGCTGTCCGGCCGCGCCTATGCGACGGTAGAAACCGTGATGGTGACCCGTTCGATCGATCGCGGCGCCGTGCTCAAAGCTTCCGACCTTGTGATCGAACGCCGGCCCCGCGCCCAGGTCGAACGCGATGCCGTCGTCGGCATCGAGCGCGCCGTAGGCATGGCCGCACGCAATGTCATCCGACCCGGCCAGCCGCTGCGCGATGCCGACCTGACGCGGCCCGAAGTCGTACAGCGCGGCCAGATGGTGACCCTTGTGTTCGAAGCGCCCGGCCTGACGCTCACCTTGCGCGGCAAGGCGACGGAGAGCGGCGCCGAAGGCGACACCGTGTCGGTGCTCAACGAGCAGTCCAAGCGCACTGTGCAAGGCGTGGTAGCCGGTCCCGGCCATGTGGTGGTGTCGACGTCGGCCTCGCGGTTCGCCGCCAACCTCCCGGCAGCCGCGGGAAACCGGCGCTGA
- the flgG gene encoding flagellar basal-body rod protein FlgG has product MRALHTAATGMMAQELNVQVISNNIANMRTTAFKRQRAEFQDLLYEHVSRVGAQTSSQGNILPAGIELGSGVKTVGTPRIMTQGSLTQTGKDYDIAIRGEGFFKVTMPDGSTAYTRDGSFELDSQGRIVTASGNLIQPGITIPQNATSVTINAQGQVLVTLPGQTTQNQVGQIELAMFINKAGLKGIGDNLYLETPASGSPQNGTPQLNGFGDLQQGNLEAANVEAVSEISDLIAAQRAYEMNAKVISAADQMLSATSNLMR; this is encoded by the coding sequence ATGCGCGCCCTGCACACCGCCGCGACCGGCATGATGGCCCAGGAACTCAACGTCCAGGTCATCTCCAACAATATCGCTAACATGCGCACCACCGCCTTCAAGCGGCAGCGCGCCGAATTCCAGGATCTGCTCTACGAGCACGTCAGCCGCGTCGGCGCGCAGACGTCATCGCAGGGCAACATCCTGCCTGCCGGCATCGAACTCGGCTCCGGCGTCAAGACCGTCGGCACGCCACGCATCATGACGCAAGGTTCGCTGACGCAGACCGGCAAGGATTACGACATCGCCATCCGCGGCGAAGGGTTCTTCAAGGTGACGATGCCGGACGGTTCGACCGCCTACACCCGCGACGGCTCGTTCGAACTCGACTCGCAAGGGCGCATCGTCACCGCCTCCGGCAACCTGATTCAGCCAGGCATCACCATTCCGCAGAACGCCACGTCGGTGACAATCAACGCCCAGGGCCAGGTTCTGGTGACATTGCCCGGTCAAACGACGCAGAACCAGGTCGGTCAGATCGAGCTGGCGATGTTCATCAACAAGGCCGGTCTCAAGGGCATCGGCGACAACCTGTATCTGGAAACACCGGCTTCCGGCTCGCCGCAGAACGGCACGCCGCAGCTCAACGGCTTCGGCGATCTGCAGCAGGGAAACCTGGAAGCTGCCAACGTCGAAGCGGTGAGCGAAATCTCCGATCTCATCGCCGCGCAACGTGCCTATGAGATGAACGCCAAGGTCATCTCCGCCGCCGACCAAATGCTGTCGGCTACCTCCAACCTGATGCGCTGA
- the flgF gene encoding flagellar basal-body rod protein FlgF — protein sequence MQNTLLVGLSRQVVLRRELDVVANNIANVNTAGFKADGAVFEEFIGKVARSDNMSNRDRQVSFVRDRATWTDFSQGSMERTGNATDVAINGNGFFAVQTPAGERYTRNGGFQINNEGQLVTSEGFPVLGDNGPIQFQRNDVDIRISGDGTVSVSVPGNSAQESQRGKLRMVGVENPAMLQKVGQGTFALKNGATIVPDTQSKFVQGSVEKSNVRSVVEMTRMIEITRTYTQVANMMQQQADLSRNAIDKLAEVPA from the coding sequence ATGCAGAACACTCTGCTGGTCGGACTGTCGCGTCAGGTCGTGCTGAGGCGCGAACTCGACGTCGTGGCGAACAATATCGCCAACGTGAACACTGCCGGCTTCAAGGCCGACGGCGCGGTGTTTGAGGAATTCATTGGCAAGGTCGCCCGGTCCGACAACATGTCGAATCGCGACCGCCAGGTCTCGTTTGTGCGCGACCGCGCCACCTGGACCGACTTCAGCCAAGGCTCGATGGAGCGCACCGGCAACGCCACCGACGTCGCCATCAACGGCAACGGCTTCTTCGCCGTCCAGACCCCGGCCGGCGAACGTTACACCCGCAACGGTGGCTTTCAGATCAACAATGAAGGCCAGCTCGTTACGTCGGAAGGCTTCCCCGTGCTCGGTGACAACGGGCCGATCCAGTTCCAGCGCAACGACGTCGATATCCGGATCAGCGGTGACGGCACCGTGAGCGTCTCGGTGCCCGGCAATTCGGCGCAGGAATCGCAGCGCGGCAAGCTGCGCATGGTCGGTGTCGAAAACCCCGCCATGCTGCAGAAGGTCGGCCAGGGCACTTTCGCTCTGAAGAACGGCGCCACCATCGTGCCCGACACGCAATCGAAATTCGTGCAGGGCTCGGTCGAGAAATCGAACGTCCGCTCGGTCGTCGAAATGACTCGCATGATCGAGATCACGCGTACCTACACCCAGGTCGCGAACATGATGCAACAGCAGGCCGACTTGTCGCGCAATGCGATCGACAAGCTCGCCGAAGTGCCGGCCTGA